One segment of Pempheris klunzingeri isolate RE-2024b chromosome 20, fPemKlu1.hap1, whole genome shotgun sequence DNA contains the following:
- the slc16a12b gene encoding monocarboxylate transporter 12-B, which produces MVDGKRRSGAVSPLDGGWGWVIVGCCFMVTVCTRAVTRCVSIFFVEFQSHFGADYSATAWIHSLVDCTTMLCAPVGSLVGNRWSCRVAVMLGGLLSSCGLLLSSFSSSLELLYLSMGVLTGVGFALCYTPAIAMVGCYFRRRKALAYGIAMSGSGIGTFVLAPAVQQLIELYSWRGALLVLSAFVANLCVCGALLRPIRLQEDDEEAAGGGEGESVGEDKPGNISSHDGELAVKLSKESEDRLLSSGKSSSSPSSLPPPPLLSGDPAPQLQRRRYFSSCFLSSQEYRFLLLPDFLGLAVSFLFLASGCSLPFVYLVPYALSVGVSHQQAAFLMSILGVIDIMGNITFGWLTDRRCLKPHRLACYVFSVAMEGLCCLFTPLLRSFSLLVPFAVLYGYFDGAYVALIPVVTSDLVGAPYLSSALGVVYFLHAIPYLISPPIGGWLVDVTRSYTATFFLSGAALLASSLILFTVAGVRRCRRQLASVTKDTRHEPLPLSLSGQSDCFIAFSKDTVGRADAS; this is translated from the exons ATGGTTGATGGGAAGCGGCGGAGTGGTGCGGTGTCTCCTCTGGACGGAGGATGGGGCTGGGTGATAGTGGGCTGCTGCTTCATGGTGACGGTCTGCACACGAGCAGTgaccag gtgtgtctcCATCTTCTTTGTGGAGTTTCAGTCTCATTTCGGAGCTGATTACTCGGCGACAGCATGGATCCACAGCCTGGTGgactgcaccaccatgctctGTG ctcccGTCGGCAGCCTGGTGGGTAACCGCTGGTCGTGCCGGGTGGCCGTGATGCTGGGGGGCCTCCTGTCCTCCTGCGGGCTCCTGctcagctccttcagcagcagtcTGGAGCTGCTGTACCTCAGCATGGGCGTCCTGACAG GTGTGGGCTTCGCTCTCTGTTACACCCCGGCCATCGCCATGGTTGGCTGTTACTTCCGCCGGCGGAAGGCGTTGGCGTACGGCATCGCCATGTCGGGCAGCGGGATCGGCACCTTCGTGCTGGCGCCGGCGGTGCAGCAGCTCATCGAGCTGTACTCGTGGAGGGGGGCGCTGCTCGTCCTCAGTGCCTTCGTCGCCAACCTGTGCGTGTGCGGGGCGCTGCTCCGGCCAATCAGGCTGCAGGAGGACGACGAGGAGGCggcagggggaggagagggggagtcAGTGGGGGAGGACAAACCAG GTAACATCTCGTCACATGACGGCGAACTCGCAGTAAAACTCTCCAAAGAATCTGAGGACAGACTTTTATCTTCAGGCAagtcttcatcatcaccttcgTCTTTGCCGCCGCCGCCCCTGCTGTCGGGAGACCCCGCCCCTCAGCTACAGAGACGGCGGTACTTCAGTTCCTGCTTCCTGTCCAGTCAGGAGTACcgcttcctgctgctgccggACTTCCTGGGCCTGGCCGTGTCCTTCCTGTTCCTGGCCAGCGGCTGCAGCCTCCCCTTCGTCTACCTGGTGCCCTACGCTCTCAGCGTCGGCGTCAGCCACCAGCAGGCCGCCTTCCTCATGTCCATCCTGGGAGTCATCGACATCATGGGGAACATCACCTTCGGCTGGCTGACGGACAGGAG GTGTCTGAAGCCGCACCGCCTGGCGTGCTACGTCTTCTCGGTGGCGATGGAGGGTCTCTGCTGCCTCTTCACGCCGTTGCTCCGGTCCTTCTCGCTCCTCGTGCCCTTCGCCGTCCTCTACGGATACTTCGACGGCGCCTACGTGGCGCTGATCCCCGTGGTGACGTCAGACCTGGTGGGAGCCCCGTACCTGTCCTCGGCGCTGGGCGTGGTCTACTTCCTTCACGCCATCCCCTACCTCATCAGCCCGCCAATCGGAG GTTGGCTGGTCGATGTCACAAGAAGTTACACGGCCACCTTCTTCCTCAGTGGTGCCGCCCTGCTGGCCAGCTCGCTCATCCTCTTCACCGTTGCCGGGGTGCGACGCTGCCGCCGCCAGCTGGCCTCCGTTACCAAAGACACAAGGCACGAGCCCCTCCCCCTCAGCCTGTCCGGCCAATCGGACTGCTTCATCGCCTTCAGCAAGGACACGGTCGGCCGGGCCGACGCCTCGTAG